The Lacipirellula parvula genome window below encodes:
- a CDS encoding DUF1559 domain-containing protein, which produces MVHDRQRSAGFTLVELLVVIAIIGVLVALLLPAVQAAREAARRGQCLNNQKQLSLAFLNYESSKKGLPPMAKFWWNTATPGQEKGYLDVFPAGPGGWYDDHGWYLPVMPYMEQAGLSKLASPSKSFSDASNLAARTAFVPMHQCPSDIGLQRNEWDVPTWARVRSNYVVNAGNTVYGQHDLSTVNVIFAGAPFRPRIDTPLSMISDGTSNTLMTSEVKVLPESAAWGGPYSDAQTALGGQIFTGWNTPNSAAADALCRQGEWLANVETGFAQQGVPKPLTATVSAAGDVTLGRLAGEAIQDSNGHKQQHIAARSQHAGGVNASRCDGSVKYYADGIDPLLWRALTSAAGDETLSDAP; this is translated from the coding sequence ATGGTTCACGATCGTCAACGCAGTGCGGGATTCACGTTAGTGGAGCTGCTGGTGGTCATTGCGATCATCGGCGTGTTGGTGGCGCTGCTGCTGCCCGCCGTGCAAGCGGCCCGTGAGGCGGCGCGACGCGGGCAATGTCTCAACAATCAGAAACAATTGTCGCTGGCGTTCTTGAACTACGAGAGCAGCAAGAAGGGGCTGCCGCCGATGGCGAAGTTTTGGTGGAACACGGCCACCCCGGGACAAGAGAAAGGGTATCTGGACGTATTTCCCGCCGGACCCGGCGGTTGGTACGACGACCATGGCTGGTACTTGCCGGTGATGCCCTACATGGAGCAGGCGGGGCTTTCGAAGCTCGCCAGCCCGAGCAAGTCGTTCAGTGATGCGTCGAACCTGGCCGCGCGCACGGCGTTTGTGCCGATGCACCAGTGCCCCAGCGATATTGGCCTCCAGCGCAACGAATGGGACGTCCCCACCTGGGCGCGCGTGCGGTCGAACTACGTTGTCAACGCCGGCAACACGGTGTACGGCCAACACGATTTGTCGACGGTCAACGTGATCTTCGCGGGAGCGCCGTTCCGGCCGCGGATCGACACGCCGCTCAGCATGATTTCCGACGGAACGTCGAACACGCTGATGACCTCTGAGGTGAAAGTGCTTCCTGAGTCGGCGGCGTGGGGTGGGCCTTACTCGGATGCTCAAACGGCTCTCGGCGGGCAGATCTTCACGGGTTGGAACACGCCGAATTCAGCTGCGGCGGACGCCCTCTGCCGGCAAGGGGAATGGTTGGCCAACGTCGAGACCGGATTTGCTCAACAGGGGGTCCCGAAACCGCTGACGGCGACGGTTAGCGCGGCAGGCGATGTGACACTCGGCCGGCTGGCGGGAGAAGCCATTCAAGATAGCAACGGCCATAAGCAGCAACACATCGCCGCGCGGAGCCAGCATGCCGGCGGCGTGAACGCTTCGCGTTGCGACGGCTCGGTGAAGTACTACGCCGACGGGATCGATCCGCTGTTGTGGCGAGCCCTCACCTCCGCCGCGGGCGATGAAACCTTGAGCGACGCGCCGTGA
- a CDS encoding glycoside hydrolase family 127 protein, which yields MYCCKRGIVRRLAVAVALLVGVVVSARAGEVRVRDRVDPRIKLLAQSFEPGDVKLLPGPYRHAMELDAKFLLSLDADRLLSWYRKEAGLPEKAPNYEGWEAQGIAGHSLGHYLSACARMSRAADDPQFCARVAHVVAELAECQAANGDGFLGAMPNGKQVFSEVARGEIRSAGFDLNGSWVPWYNLHKLFAGLIDAHRYCGNEQALQVACGLADWAGHVTAKLTPEQWQQMLACEHGGMNESLAELYTLTGNEAYLDLAKKFYHTQVLDPLAAERDELAGKHANTQVPKAIGVERIYELTGDERFARIAPFFWRTVTENHTYANGGNSDSEHFGPPRRLSDRLGHATSETCNTYNMLKLSSALFCREPQAAYADYMERALWNHILASQHPETGQVCYYVSLRSGDFKKFMGLLDFTCCNGSGMENHSRYGDVIYFHSGGDELWVNQFIAAELDWQDAGVRVTQETEFPRGDTVRLKFAADQPKRFILNLRRPPWVAGELAVALNGEPVEANASAGGYATIDREWQDGDVIEFRLPMSLRSEPMPDRANRVAAFYGPILLAGDMGTAESRPETPIIVSTSEAAGDWIAAENATVQGANQSLRFRTHEASQPEDVLLKPFYDTYDHRHLVYWDRLTPPEWEVRRAEIAAEHARLQELEARTIDQFAIGEMQAERDHQLTGEKSTPHEFNGRKLRHAVDGGWFAFDMAVSPDAATNLVATYWGSESGPREFDVLVDGERVATQSLHQDRPERFWDQTYKLPQKLTAGKQSVNVRFAAKPGNYAGGVFGIRTVRRESTGASNPQ from the coding sequence ATGTACTGCTGCAAGCGGGGCATTGTTCGTCGATTGGCGGTTGCCGTGGCGCTGTTGGTTGGCGTCGTGGTATCTGCTAGAGCTGGCGAAGTCCGCGTCCGCGATCGCGTCGATCCTAGAATTAAACTGCTGGCTCAATCGTTCGAGCCGGGCGACGTCAAACTCCTGCCCGGCCCCTATCGTCACGCGATGGAGCTCGACGCCAAGTTCCTGCTCAGTCTCGACGCCGATCGTTTGCTCAGTTGGTACCGCAAAGAGGCCGGTCTGCCGGAGAAGGCGCCGAACTACGAGGGGTGGGAAGCGCAGGGGATCGCCGGACATTCGCTCGGACATTATCTCTCGGCCTGCGCGCGGATGAGCCGTGCCGCCGACGACCCGCAGTTTTGCGCGCGGGTGGCGCACGTCGTGGCAGAACTTGCCGAGTGCCAGGCGGCCAACGGCGACGGGTTCCTCGGGGCGATGCCGAACGGCAAGCAGGTCTTCAGCGAAGTCGCGCGCGGCGAGATTCGCTCGGCCGGCTTCGATCTCAATGGTTCGTGGGTTCCCTGGTATAACCTCCACAAACTATTCGCCGGCCTGATCGACGCCCACCGCTACTGCGGCAACGAGCAAGCATTGCAAGTCGCTTGCGGCTTAGCCGATTGGGCGGGTCACGTTACCGCCAAGCTCACGCCGGAGCAGTGGCAGCAGATGCTCGCCTGCGAGCACGGCGGTATGAACGAATCGCTGGCCGAACTTTACACGCTCACCGGCAACGAGGCTTACCTCGACCTAGCGAAGAAGTTTTATCACACGCAAGTGCTCGACCCGCTCGCTGCGGAACGCGACGAACTCGCCGGCAAGCATGCGAACACGCAGGTGCCGAAGGCAATTGGCGTCGAGCGGATTTACGAGCTGACGGGCGACGAGCGGTTTGCGCGGATCGCTCCCTTCTTCTGGCGGACGGTGACCGAGAATCACACCTACGCCAACGGCGGCAACAGCGATAGCGAGCATTTTGGCCCGCCGCGTCGGTTGAGCGACCGGCTCGGCCATGCCACCAGCGAAACGTGCAACACCTACAACATGCTCAAGCTGTCGTCGGCCCTCTTCTGCCGCGAGCCACAGGCGGCGTACGCCGACTACATGGAGCGGGCGCTCTGGAACCACATCCTTGCTTCACAACATCCGGAGACGGGGCAGGTTTGCTATTATGTGTCGCTCCGTTCGGGCGATTTTAAGAAGTTCATGGGGCTGCTCGACTTCACCTGCTGCAACGGCAGCGGCATGGAGAACCATTCCCGCTACGGCGACGTCATCTATTTTCACTCCGGCGGCGACGAGCTGTGGGTGAACCAGTTCATTGCGGCAGAACTCGACTGGCAAGATGCCGGCGTGCGTGTGACTCAAGAGACGGAGTTTCCTCGCGGTGACACGGTGCGGTTGAAATTCGCCGCCGATCAGCCTAAGCGGTTCATTCTCAACCTACGACGCCCGCCATGGGTGGCAGGCGAGTTGGCGGTGGCGCTCAACGGCGAACCTGTGGAAGCGAACGCTTCCGCCGGCGGTTATGCGACGATTGATCGCGAGTGGCAAGACGGCGACGTGATCGAGTTTCGATTGCCGATGTCGCTGCGCAGTGAGCCAATGCCCGATCGAGCCAATCGCGTCGCCGCATTCTACGGTCCGATCTTGTTGGCGGGCGACATGGGTACGGCGGAGAGCCGGCCCGAGACGCCGATCATCGTCAGTACGAGCGAGGCGGCCGGCGATTGGATCGCCGCGGAGAACGCCACGGTGCAGGGTGCAAATCAATCGCTCCGCTTCCGCACGCACGAAGCGAGCCAGCCCGAGGATGTGTTACTGAAACCCTTTTACGACACGTATGATCATCGCCACCTTGTCTACTGGGATCGCCTCACGCCGCCGGAGTGGGAAGTCCGCCGCGCCGAGATTGCCGCCGAGCACGCGCGGCTGCAGGAGCTTGAGGCGCGGACGATCGACCAGTTCGCGATCGGCGAGATGCAGGCCGAACGCGATCATCAACTCACCGGTGAAAAGTCGACGCCGCACGAATTCAACGGCCGCAAGCTGCGGCACGCCGTCGATGGCGGCTGGTTCGCATTCGACATGGCGGTGTCGCCCGACGCAGCGACCAATCTCGTCGCCACCTACTGGGGCAGCGAGTCTGGGCCGCGGGAGTTCGACGTGCTCGTCGACGGCGAGCGTGTCGCCACGCAATCGCTCCATCAAGATCGGCCCGAACGGTTCTGGGATCAAACGTACAAACTGCCGCAGAAACTGACCGCGGGCAAACAGAGCGTCAACGTCCGCTTCGCCGCGAAGCCCGGCAACTACGCCGGCGGCGTGTTCGGCATCCGCACCGTCCGCCGCGAATCGACAGGCGCATCCAATCCACAGTAG
- a CDS encoding alpha-L-arabinofuranosidase C-terminal domain-containing protein, with protein sequence MRTSPAFAFAVAAILCSSPIARLDAADAVSEPAASAPKTATTVKINAAERRPDINPFIYAQFIEHLGRCIYGGIWAEMLEDRKFYFPITENYAPYKSLEKTEFPVVGASPWQIIGSADGVAMTKEKPFVGEQTPQIAAGHGIRQRDLGVVQGKKYIGYAWLKSAGDKPAAVEVVLKTSDDAKPTAHKIAKLTGDYQKYPFEFTADATTDHANLELNAVGEGNVLVGTISLMPADNVKGMRADTLALLKELDAPMYRWPGGNFVSGYDWRDGIGDRDRRPPRKNPAWTGVEHNDVGLDEFLVFCQEVGAEPLIAVNTGFGDDYSAAQEVDYCNGAADTIGGEWRVKNGRVEPYGVKYWCVGNEMFGNWQLGYMALPQYAQKHNLVAKAMLKADPTIELIGVGNFDPKDNAKWSEGMLKDCHEHMDYISEHFYRGRTPWGEKTPDDVAQHVAMLKEEVKKKADGHRDIQKRQGLLPDRTIPIVMDEWNYWHNDYVYGELGCAYDLADALGVAAGLHEFFRNTDIIRMAHYAQTVNVIGCIKTTKTDAFLDTTAYPLMLYRKHFGTQPVAVDYEAGEQNLDVAAALSEDGKTLAIGVVNPSNKPAQLKFDVADLKPSQAATQWIVAGKDPRATNDADNDRIKDVQSDVEFDGNWEVPGFAFGILSIPLQ encoded by the coding sequence ATGAGAACCTCACCCGCCTTCGCGTTCGCCGTGGCGGCGATTCTTTGTTCCTCGCCTATCGCACGGCTCGATGCCGCCGATGCCGTGTCTGAACCCGCAGCGTCAGCGCCTAAGACTGCGACAACGGTGAAGATCAACGCCGCTGAGCGCCGTCCCGATATCAATCCCTTCATCTACGCTCAATTCATCGAGCACCTCGGCCGCTGCATTTACGGCGGCATCTGGGCCGAGATGCTCGAAGACCGCAAGTTTTACTTCCCGATCACCGAGAACTACGCTCCCTACAAGTCGCTGGAGAAGACCGAGTTTCCCGTCGTCGGCGCCTCGCCGTGGCAAATCATCGGCTCCGCCGATGGCGTCGCGATGACGAAAGAAAAGCCGTTCGTCGGCGAGCAGACGCCGCAAATCGCCGCGGGACACGGCATTCGCCAGCGCGATCTCGGCGTGGTGCAGGGGAAGAAGTACATCGGCTACGCGTGGCTAAAATCGGCAGGCGACAAGCCGGCTGCCGTGGAAGTGGTGCTCAAGACGAGCGACGACGCCAAGCCGACCGCGCACAAAATTGCCAAGCTGACCGGCGACTATCAAAAGTATCCCTTCGAGTTCACCGCTGATGCGACGACTGATCACGCGAATCTCGAACTCAACGCCGTCGGTGAAGGGAACGTCCTCGTCGGCACGATTTCGCTGATGCCGGCCGACAACGTGAAGGGAATGCGGGCCGACACGCTCGCGCTGCTGAAAGAACTTGACGCCCCCATGTATCGCTGGCCGGGCGGCAACTTCGTGAGCGGGTACGACTGGCGCGACGGCATCGGCGATCGCGATCGTCGTCCGCCACGTAAGAATCCGGCCTGGACAGGCGTCGAGCACAACGACGTCGGTCTCGACGAGTTCCTCGTCTTCTGCCAAGAGGTTGGCGCCGAGCCGCTGATCGCTGTGAACACCGGCTTTGGCGACGATTACTCCGCCGCTCAAGAAGTCGACTACTGCAACGGCGCCGCCGACACGATCGGCGGCGAGTGGCGCGTGAAGAACGGCCGCGTCGAACCCTACGGCGTGAAGTATTGGTGCGTCGGCAACGAGATGTTCGGCAACTGGCAGCTCGGTTACATGGCCCTGCCACAGTACGCCCAGAAGCACAATCTCGTCGCGAAGGCGATGCTCAAGGCTGATCCGACGATCGAACTGATCGGCGTCGGCAACTTCGATCCGAAGGACAACGCCAAGTGGTCGGAGGGGATGCTCAAGGATTGCCACGAGCATATGGATTACATTTCCGAGCATTTCTACCGCGGCCGGACGCCGTGGGGCGAAAAAACCCCCGACGACGTCGCCCAGCATGTGGCGATGCTCAAGGAAGAGGTGAAGAAAAAGGCCGACGGCCATCGCGACATCCAGAAGCGGCAAGGGCTGCTACCCGATCGCACGATCCCGATTGTGATGGACGAGTGGAACTACTGGCACAACGACTACGTCTACGGCGAACTTGGCTGCGCGTACGACTTGGCTGATGCACTTGGCGTCGCCGCGGGCCTCCACGAGTTCTTCCGCAATACCGACATCATCCGGATGGCGCACTACGCTCAGACGGTGAACGTCATCGGCTGCATTAAGACGACAAAAACCGATGCGTTCCTCGACACAACCGCGTATCCGCTGATGCTCTACCGCAAGCACTTTGGTACGCAACCGGTGGCGGTCGACTACGAGGCGGGCGAGCAGAATCTCGACGTCGCCGCGGCGCTCAGCGAAGACGGCAAGACGCTAGCGATCGGCGTCGTGAACCCCTCGAATAAACCCGCGCAGCTGAAGTTCGACGTCGCCGATCTGAAGCCGAGCCAAGCGGCAACGCAATGGATCGTCGCCGGCAAAGATCCCCGCGCGACGAACGACGCCGACAACGATCGAATCAAAGACGTGCAGAGCGACGTCGAGTTCGACGGCAACTGGGAAGTCCCCGGCTTCGCCTTCGGTATCTTGAGCATTCCGCTGCAATAG
- a CDS encoding family 43 glycosylhydrolase, producing the protein MIFYRSIGRRTLAGALLTLAFICGASPALAADPTGYVYAYFKGGWPTGGSSGVFLSFSTDGLNFTPLNNDQAVITPPRAPAFPAGENQMRDPSVVRGPDGKFHMVWTTGITTKTIGYSSSDDLVTWSTPKRIEVWGAGVNVANTWAPELYYDEEQEKYLVVWASNLNNGPHKLYSFTTTDFDTFSQPKEFYYAGQTVIDGMIARDEANDRYLMAVKDELNGFKNVWLATSDEAQGPYVRGAAPIIGPGSAIEPNAVEGPSIIKVGDTWQLHYDAYGAGYLGVATSTDLQTWVNRTAEAKLPNTGNPHHGTVFATPISAIGFDLPFEKSDLNGDGAINLQDWSVFRANHLVDLSGLTPAQRAARGDLDGNGRIGFADFRQFQADYNFLNGAGAFAAMLASVPEPASAPMLVGGLVLAGWHARLRQ; encoded by the coding sequence ATGATTTTCTATCGATCGATTGGTCGGCGTACCCTCGCGGGCGCGCTGTTGACGTTGGCGTTCATTTGCGGTGCCTCCCCTGCCCTGGCGGCTGACCCGACCGGGTACGTTTACGCCTACTTCAAAGGGGGCTGGCCGACCGGCGGATCGAGCGGCGTCTTCCTTAGCTTCAGCACCGACGGGCTGAACTTCACGCCGCTGAACAACGACCAGGCGGTCATCACGCCGCCGCGGGCGCCTGCGTTCCCCGCCGGCGAAAACCAAATGCGCGATCCGTCGGTCGTCCGCGGGCCCGACGGCAAGTTCCACATGGTGTGGACCACCGGCATTACGACGAAGACGATCGGCTACTCATCGTCAGACGATCTCGTCACCTGGTCGACGCCGAAGCGAATCGAGGTGTGGGGCGCCGGCGTCAACGTCGCCAACACCTGGGCGCCGGAACTTTACTACGACGAAGAGCAGGAGAAATATCTCGTCGTCTGGGCGTCGAACCTCAACAACGGACCGCACAAGCTTTACTCGTTCACGACGACCGACTTCGATACGTTCAGCCAGCCGAAGGAATTTTACTACGCTGGTCAAACGGTGATCGACGGGATGATCGCTCGTGACGAAGCGAACGATCGCTACCTGATGGCCGTGAAGGACGAGCTAAACGGTTTCAAGAATGTTTGGCTGGCGACGAGCGACGAGGCTCAAGGGCCTTATGTGCGCGGCGCGGCGCCGATCATTGGGCCTGGCTCGGCAATCGAACCAAATGCGGTCGAAGGTCCGTCGATCATCAAAGTTGGCGACACTTGGCAGTTGCACTACGACGCCTACGGCGCTGGCTACCTCGGCGTGGCGACTTCCACTGATTTGCAAACATGGGTCAATCGCACAGCCGAAGCGAAGCTGCCGAACACGGGCAACCCGCACCATGGCACGGTCTTCGCCACGCCGATTTCGGCGATCGGCTTCGACCTGCCGTTTGAAAAAAGCGATCTCAACGGCGACGGCGCCATCAACCTGCAGGATTGGTCAGTGTTCCGTGCGAATCACCTCGTTGACCTGAGCGGATTGACGCCGGCGCAACGCGCGGCTCGCGGCGATCTCGACGGCAACGGCCGCATCGGCTTCGCCGACTTCCGGCAATTTCAGGCAGACTACAACTTCCTGAACGGCGCCGGCGCCTTCGCGGCGATGCTGGCGAGCGTGCCGGAACCGGCGTCGGCCCCGATGCTGGTAGGCGGGCTGGTGCTGGCCGGTTGGCATGCGCGGTTGCGGCAGTAG
- a CDS encoding family 16 glycosylhydrolase, giving the protein MAVYWNADPAFGSASVGGLTNRPLWFENVHVINNGTNNTRGTAMLLDSQWALTVRHVVQNGGNYGAIAPAGQISVNVLGTIYTGSQVFTPDGGSEMALVRLSANVPGVQPAAHLLNSTFDEPGRILNIGGYGQWGTINTTNAGGTVAGTSSSAVSFHHAYNTGTIAGNGQIQIVANGEPLLSTNRLVEGLAGPGDSGGPMFGFYGTNFGTQASDPNQWRIVGLTATSSNPTAWGGASHYTRVAAYRNWLVSTITSRSDLNNDRFVNGADWERFKLYNLTDLSGLTLAERAARGDLTGDGFNNFADFRMFQRDFNLVHGEGAFAAFLASVPEPSGAALLAVALACFGRRRRFSRLKALRCTLLTTLLIAMATCVAKMDATQADPPGAGWHLIHADEFSTATVDPVKWDTDYAWGRTHNHDAYMLDSNVTQSGGVLSLTATREATGGKGFSSGVISSHNDFRYTYGYAEMRIKMPSKRGSWPAFWMLDAGWPPEIDIMEYVLFTNETINDQYYANSHWSTSSGNASNGQWIDRNVDLGAAFHTYGLEWTSTQLKYYFDGVLVKTASNQASFQNMYTILNYAVDGWPGAPSLAQWAAGSSDVTQADWFRVWQKPASVPNTAWTLATGTTGAWDADANWSNGRARYERQRASFGTTAARRMLVTWSGSRTVGEIHLDGATAYVLGEAGGAVESLMFADAPDGWSLLAVDGGSAGHFINSRLDVWSNLEIRHNGAAPLRLQGDLIGQARPNGDSSTGGIVLFTGAGQTVFAGNASSQRDTRLENGANVQVTGRLYQENTVQRGTAVRISGGSRLELRNLNDNGVAGAALGFLPNGSSSIFINDGTLAITENSQSTRSLTILAGGATVEANATFEWNDSGAADLVSFEGGRLTLSGSGNGVLNKQLNGTGGLTKRGNGRWELRKGNLYQGTTLVDAGALEVTGATGAGSVSVAAGATLSGTGQIAGPLAISGTLAPGTAADFAPLHAGDVAIETGGELRIEIETTTAFDTLAAMGTLTIVPDAKLHVAFAASSTYVPTAGDEFIIATAIGGVAGGFDQLELPSVDGLAWNLVTAENSLTLELVAAISADFNLDGVVDGADFLVWQRGANIASGAEPSDGDANGDGRVNGEDLQIWREQFGAVANLAASPTAGVPEPGGMVLLGLAIVVAAPVRARLRGNRYNVRS; this is encoded by the coding sequence ATGGCAGTCTATTGGAACGCCGATCCAGCGTTTGGTTCAGCGTCGGTCGGCGGCCTAACGAACCGCCCGCTCTGGTTCGAGAACGTCCACGTCATCAACAACGGGACGAACAACACCCGCGGCACGGCGATGTTGCTCGATTCGCAGTGGGCCCTCACCGTGCGGCACGTCGTGCAGAACGGCGGCAACTACGGGGCGATCGCTCCGGCGGGGCAAATCTCGGTCAACGTCCTCGGCACGATCTACACGGGGAGCCAAGTCTTCACGCCCGACGGCGGTTCAGAGATGGCGCTCGTGCGTCTCTCGGCGAACGTCCCCGGCGTGCAGCCTGCGGCGCACCTGTTGAACTCGACCTTCGACGAGCCGGGCCGCATTCTGAACATCGGCGGCTACGGCCAGTGGGGGACGATCAACACGACCAACGCCGGCGGTACGGTCGCGGGGACGAGCAGCAGTGCGGTGAGCTTTCATCATGCCTACAACACCGGCACGATCGCCGGCAACGGGCAGATTCAGATCGTTGCGAACGGCGAGCCGCTGCTGTCGACCAATCGGCTCGTCGAAGGATTGGCAGGCCCTGGCGACAGCGGCGGCCCGATGTTCGGTTTTTACGGCACGAACTTCGGGACGCAAGCAAGCGATCCCAATCAGTGGCGGATCGTGGGGCTGACAGCGACGAGCAGCAACCCGACGGCATGGGGCGGCGCTTCGCACTACACGCGCGTCGCCGCCTATCGGAACTGGTTGGTAAGCACGATCACCTCGCGCAGTGATCTGAACAACGATCGCTTCGTCAACGGCGCCGATTGGGAGCGGTTCAAACTCTACAACCTGACGGATCTCAGTGGACTTACGCTGGCCGAGCGTGCCGCCCGCGGCGATCTCACCGGCGATGGGTTCAACAATTTCGCCGACTTCCGCATGTTCCAACGTGATTTCAATCTCGTGCATGGCGAAGGAGCGTTCGCTGCATTCTTGGCGAGCGTGCCTGAACCGAGCGGCGCAGCGTTGCTTGCCGTTGCATTGGCCTGCTTCGGCCGCCGTCGTCGTTTTAGCAGACTTAAGGCGTTGCGTTGCACTTTGCTCACCACGTTACTCATCGCGATGGCGACGTGCGTTGCGAAGATGGATGCGACGCAGGCCGATCCGCCCGGCGCCGGCTGGCATCTCATCCATGCAGACGAGTTCTCGACGGCGACGGTCGATCCGGTGAAGTGGGACACCGACTACGCCTGGGGCCGTACGCACAACCACGACGCTTACATGCTCGACTCGAACGTGACTCAATCAGGCGGGGTCCTCAGCCTCACCGCGACGCGCGAGGCGACGGGTGGCAAGGGGTTTAGCTCCGGCGTCATCAGTTCGCACAACGACTTCCGCTACACTTACGGCTACGCCGAGATGCGGATCAAGATGCCGAGCAAACGCGGTTCGTGGCCCGCCTTCTGGATGCTCGACGCCGGCTGGCCGCCGGAGATCGACATCATGGAATACGTGCTGTTCACCAATGAAACGATCAACGATCAGTACTACGCGAACAGCCATTGGTCGACCAGCTCGGGGAACGCGTCGAACGGTCAGTGGATCGACCGCAACGTCGATCTCGGCGCCGCGTTCCACACCTACGGGCTCGAGTGGACTAGCACGCAGCTGAAGTACTACTTCGACGGCGTGCTGGTGAAGACGGCGTCGAATCAAGCGTCGTTTCAGAACATGTACACGATCCTTAATTACGCGGTCGACGGCTGGCCCGGCGCCCCGTCGCTCGCGCAGTGGGCGGCCGGTTCGAGCGACGTAACGCAAGCCGATTGGTTTCGCGTGTGGCAGAAGCCGGCGAGCGTTCCGAACACGGCTTGGACGCTCGCGACGGGCACGACGGGCGCGTGGGACGCCGACGCCAATTGGTCGAATGGCCGCGCTCGCTACGAACGCCAGCGGGCTTCCTTCGGGACGACAGCTGCGCGGCGGATGCTCGTCACCTGGAGCGGTAGCCGCACTGTCGGCGAGATTCATCTCGATGGCGCGACGGCCTATGTGCTAGGCGAAGCGGGGGGCGCCGTCGAGAGTCTCATGTTCGCCGATGCTCCCGACGGTTGGTCGTTGCTCGCGGTGGATGGTGGCTCGGCGGGCCATTTCATCAACAGTCGGCTCGACGTCTGGTCGAATCTGGAAATCCGCCACAACGGCGCGGCGCCATTGCGGCTGCAGGGCGACCTCATCGGCCAAGCCCGACCAAACGGCGACTCGTCGACCGGCGGCATTGTCCTCTTCACCGGAGCCGGGCAAACCGTGTTTGCCGGCAACGCCAGCTCGCAGCGGGATACGCGGTTGGAGAATGGCGCCAACGTGCAAGTCACGGGACGGCTCTACCAGGAGAACACTGTGCAGCGCGGCACGGCCGTGAGGATTAGCGGCGGCTCGCGGCTTGAGTTGCGCAACCTCAACGACAACGGCGTAGCAGGCGCGGCGCTGGGATTCTTGCCGAATGGTTCGAGTTCAATCTTCATCAACGACGGCACACTCGCGATCACCGAGAATTCGCAATCGACGCGATCGCTCACGATCCTCGCGGGCGGCGCGACGGTGGAGGCGAATGCGACGTTCGAGTGGAACGACTCTGGCGCCGCCGACTTAGTCTCGTTCGAAGGCGGGCGGCTTACGCTTTCCGGCAGTGGCAACGGCGTGTTGAACAAGCAACTGAACGGCACGGGCGGCCTGACAAAGCGCGGCAACGGCCGCTGGGAACTTCGCAAAGGAAATCTGTACCAAGGGACGACGCTTGTCGACGCCGGCGCGCTGGAAGTGACCGGCGCCACCGGCGCGGGTAGCGTGAGCGTCGCGGCGGGCGCCACGCTGAGCGGTACGGGGCAGATCGCCGGGCCGCTGGCTATCTCGGGAACGCTCGCGCCGGGAACTGCGGCGGACTTTGCACCATTGCACGCGGGCGATGTCGCGATCGAGACCGGCGGCGAACTGCGCATTGAGATCGAGACGACGACGGCGTTCGATACACTTGCCGCGATGGGGACGCTGACAATCGTCCCCGACGCCAAACTGCACGTCGCTTTCGCCGCTAGTTCGACGTACGTTCCGACGGCTGGCGACGAGTTCATCATCGCCACTGCCATTGGCGGCGTGGCGGGCGGCTTCGATCAACTAGAGCTGCCGAGCGTCGACGGACTCGCGTGGAACCTTGTGACCGCCGAGAACAGCCTCACGCTCGAACTGGTCGCGGCGATTTCTGCTGACTTTAACCTCGACGGCGTCGTCGACGGCGCCGACTTTCTTGTCTGGCAGCGCGGCGCGAATATCGCGAGCGGTGCAGAGCCTAGTGACGGCGACGCCAACGGCGACGGCCGAGTTAACGGCGAAGACCTGCAAATTTGGCGAGAGCAATTCGGCGCCGTCGCAAATCTCGCAGCCTCGCCAACGGCTGGCGTTCCCGAACCGGGCGGAATGGTGCTGTTGGGCTTAGCCATCGTCGTCGCTGCTCCGGTCCGTGCGAGGTTGCGAGGCAATCGCTACAATGTCCGTTCTTAA